A part of Halobacillus shinanisalinarum genomic DNA contains:
- a CDS encoding ketopantoate reductase family protein: MKIVVLGAGALGAYFGARWEEAGHDVVNLVRSGRADQLRKHGLTLHSEMGDYTVNELTIAESPEEIEDPDLVFLAVKGYHLHGTLDWLKQLVQKGAKVYPVLNGMEHIPILQKELGEEAVIGGLSYIIATLDEKGHVVHSSSFHDVVFGPLHPSQQQICEELALACNQANLSGTLSSNILEDIWKKYMFISAFSGITTATNLPIGEVRSFPQTLLVTRRILEEMKELANTHQIQLSDEHVEAAFNQLKGLQHEITSSMHQDRRKGLPLEVEHLHGGALRLGKEHNLQMPYTETIHAMIKPYEAYQQ, translated from the coding sequence ATGAAAATAGTTGTACTTGGCGCAGGTGCATTAGGTGCATATTTCGGTGCTCGCTGGGAGGAAGCTGGGCATGATGTTGTCAATCTAGTTCGATCAGGACGCGCTGATCAGTTAAGAAAGCATGGCTTAACATTACATAGCGAAATGGGAGATTACACAGTAAATGAACTCACCATTGCTGAAAGCCCAGAAGAAATTGAGGACCCTGACCTAGTTTTTCTAGCTGTAAAAGGGTATCACCTGCATGGGACATTAGACTGGTTGAAACAGCTTGTTCAAAAAGGGGCAAAGGTTTACCCTGTGCTAAACGGAATGGAGCATATCCCCATTTTGCAGAAGGAACTCGGTGAAGAAGCCGTGATCGGTGGTCTTTCTTACATTATTGCTACCCTTGATGAAAAAGGGCATGTAGTTCATTCAAGTTCATTTCACGATGTAGTATTCGGACCTCTTCACCCTTCACAGCAACAAATATGCGAGGAATTAGCTTTAGCTTGCAACCAGGCTAATCTAAGCGGTACGTTAAGTTCGAATATCTTAGAGGATATTTGGAAGAAATACATGTTTATTTCAGCATTTTCAGGGATAACAACAGCCACCAATTTGCCTATCGGCGAAGTGCGTAGTTTCCCACAAACCCTTTTGGTCACAAGAAGAATACTTGAGGAGATGAAAGAGCTAGCTAACACCCACCAAATCCAGTTATCTGATGAACATGTCGAAGCCGCTTTCAATCAGTTAAAAGGCCTTCAACACGAAATAACTTCGTCTATGCATCAAGATCGCAGAAAAGGCTTGCCACTAGAGGTTGAACACCTCCACGGCGGAGCATTACGGCTTGGTAAAGAGCATAACCTTCAAATGCCCTACACCGAAACCATCCACGCGATGATTAAACCATACGAAGCCTACCAGCAATAA
- a CDS encoding DUF1428 family protein: MYIFRVKEDKADLFKQLSKKAKEIIRSYSGKATLYQGETLTGKQGSMGLLDLFELKDEEIVFFGKIEYPSKKMHTKSVEQMKKDDLITHLYEQIIEVVDMSHLVTSTFLKVEQ; the protein is encoded by the coding sequence ATGTATATCTTCCGTGTAAAAGAAGATAAAGCTGACTTGTTTAAACAGCTAAGCAAGAAAGCGAAAGAAATCATCCGGTCTTATTCTGGTAAGGCCACTCTTTATCAGGGAGAAACATTAACAGGAAAACAGGGTTCGATGGGACTTTTAGATTTGTTCGAATTAAAGGATGAAGAGATCGTCTTCTTTGGGAAGATTGAATACCCTTCAAAAAAGATGCATACTAAGTCCGTAGAGCAAATGAAAAAGGATGACCTGATCACCCATCTTTATGAGCAAATTATCGAAGTAGTTGACATGAGTCATCTAGTTACGTCGACTTTTCTAAAAGTAGAACAATAA
- the mreBH gene encoding rod-share determining protein MreBH, with the protein MLSNAEIGIDLGTANILIYSKAKGILLNEPSVVAYDTETKNVVAVGKEAKEMVGKTPRNIIPVRPLRDGVIADYDMTAQMLKELLKKVAKKSGMSMRKPTVVICTPSGSTSVERRAIHNAVKSYGAKAVHLIEEPIAAAIGADLPVDEPIANVIVDIGGGTTEVAIISFGGVVSSRSIRTGGDVMDEEIIQYVRKAYNILIGERTAELIKMEIGYAQGDHPEEKMDVRGRDMVTGLPKTIELSSTEIQGALKEILEQILETIRATLEECPPELSGDIVDHGVILTGGGSLLKGMQEWLSDVIVVPVHMAPSPLESVAIGTGRSLKMIQKLQKATK; encoded by the coding sequence ATGTTATCAAATGCTGAAATTGGAATCGATCTGGGAACAGCTAATATATTAATCTACTCAAAAGCCAAAGGTATTCTATTAAATGAGCCCTCTGTTGTCGCCTATGACACAGAAACCAAAAATGTTGTGGCCGTCGGGAAAGAAGCTAAGGAAATGGTTGGTAAGACACCAAGGAATATTATCCCTGTGCGCCCGCTCAGAGATGGTGTGATCGCTGACTATGATATGACTGCACAAATGCTTAAGGAATTATTAAAAAAAGTAGCTAAGAAATCCGGAATGTCCATGCGCAAACCGACCGTTGTCATTTGTACACCTTCCGGTTCAACTTCTGTGGAAAGAAGAGCGATTCATAATGCAGTGAAGAGCTATGGTGCAAAAGCCGTCCACCTTATTGAAGAGCCTATCGCAGCTGCTATAGGCGCCGACCTCCCTGTTGATGAACCTATTGCGAACGTCATCGTAGACATTGGTGGAGGAACTACAGAAGTGGCGATCATTTCCTTCGGTGGTGTTGTATCATCTCGCTCCATTCGTACAGGCGGAGATGTGATGGATGAAGAAATTATCCAATATGTCCGTAAAGCCTACAACATTTTAATTGGTGAACGAACCGCTGAACTAATCAAAATGGAAATCGGCTATGCCCAAGGCGACCACCCAGAAGAAAAAATGGATGTACGTGGAAGAGATATGGTGACAGGACTACCTAAAACCATCGAACTTTCATCTACTGAAATACAAGGGGCTCTTAAAGAAATATTAGAACAAATTCTAGAAACCATTCGTGCTACTTTAGAAGAGTGTCCTCCAGAATTAAGTGGTGACATCGTCGATCATGGCGTAATTCTAACCGGCGGAGGTTCATTGCTTAAAGGTATGCAAGAATGGTTATCTGATGTCATCGTTGTCCCTGTTCACATGGCCCCATCACCACTAGAATCCGTAGCCATCGGAACAGGTCGCTCCCTGAAAATGATCCAAAAACTCCAAAAAGCTACTAAGTAA
- a CDS encoding YkgJ family cysteine cluster protein: MERYLKHQEIIDKSKKINDSYALDQQFFDEIVDQLLDSQLESENVILTGFQRLLGEIDQEIGRMEQFSEMTPNCFKGCAFCCYFPIVLSKMEAKMMFRLIDQFSEDRRQEIYNHWDRYYEQYKNKLNLALSMDHTDDDTKLAYKKLNLPCPMLDPETQACMAYEVRPIACRTYLNYSDPKVCAENHLPKEPFSYEFLYDLYFGAINELIQALYENGEDVLVDYPSDVWSYDYLPAWVEKWREGTLHEL; the protein is encoded by the coding sequence ATGGAAAGGTATTTAAAACATCAAGAGATTATAGATAAATCAAAAAAAATTAACGATTCCTATGCACTAGATCAGCAATTTTTTGATGAAATTGTTGATCAGCTATTAGATAGTCAACTAGAGTCGGAGAATGTAATTTTAACCGGTTTTCAACGTTTGTTAGGCGAGATAGATCAAGAAATAGGTCGGATGGAGCAATTTTCTGAAATGACTCCGAACTGCTTCAAAGGTTGTGCCTTCTGCTGCTATTTTCCTATTGTTTTAAGTAAAATGGAAGCCAAAATGATGTTTCGTTTGATCGATCAATTTTCGGAAGATAGAAGACAAGAGATTTATAACCATTGGGACCGTTATTATGAACAATACAAGAACAAGCTGAATCTGGCACTGTCTATGGACCATACTGACGATGACACTAAGCTGGCTTATAAAAAACTTAACCTCCCTTGCCCGATGCTTGACCCGGAGACACAAGCATGTATGGCGTATGAAGTTAGGCCGATCGCATGTCGTACTTATTTAAATTACTCGGATCCAAAGGTCTGTGCTGAGAATCATCTTCCAAAAGAGCCTTTCAGCTATGAATTTTTATATGATTTGTATTTCGGCGCCATCAATGAATTAATTCAAGCATTGTATGAAAATGGGGAAGATGTACTTGTCGATTACCCCAGTGATGTGTGGAGTTATGATTATTTGCCTGCATGGGTAGAAAAGTGGAGAGAGGGGACATTGCATGAGCTATAA
- a CDS encoding MOSC domain-containing protein, with product MSYKLLSLNVGRPETYTTDKGELTSAYRKKPMTEPAYLNFLHFAGDEQADKKHHGGPDQAVCLYPAQHYRHFEKVYELNFPYPSFGENITVEGIDEWGVNIGDVYSLGEAEVQVTKPRKPCYIIARTHGIDDFPGRLTKTGFTGFYLRVLKEGSVAQGDVLRLKRANPARVTVAEVNEVKFADKYNKEKISRIVQVDALAEDLRQSLQKRL from the coding sequence ATGAGCTATAAATTGCTTTCTTTGAATGTTGGACGTCCAGAAACTTATACAACCGATAAAGGAGAACTAACGAGTGCCTATCGAAAAAAGCCTATGACTGAACCGGCTTATTTAAACTTTTTACATTTTGCTGGTGATGAACAAGCAGATAAAAAACACCATGGTGGACCTGATCAAGCAGTTTGTCTTTATCCAGCACAGCATTACCGTCATTTTGAAAAGGTGTACGAGCTGAATTTTCCTTATCCTTCTTTTGGTGAAAATATAACTGTAGAAGGTATTGATGAGTGGGGGGTGAATATTGGTGATGTGTATTCGTTGGGGGAAGCGGAAGTGCAGGTTACCAAGCCGCGGAAGCCGTGTTATATCATTGCTCGTACTCATGGGATTGATGATTTCCCTGGTCGTTTAACGAAAACGGGATTTACAGGATTTTATTTGCGTGTACTGAAGGAAGGGAGTGTTGCTCAAGGAGATGTCTTGCGTTTGAAGCGAGCTAATCCAGCAAGGGTAACAGTAGCTGAAGTGAATGAAGTTAAGTTTGCAGATAAATATAATAAGGAAAAAATCTCTCGAATTGTGCAGGTAGATGCTCTCGCTGAGGACTTGCGTCAATCTCTTCAAAAGCGCTTGTAA
- a CDS encoding DnaJ family domain-containing protein — translation MDFGHIIEEKIKQSIARGDFDHLPGKGKPLSKDELAHVPDDMRNSYRILKNANMLPEEMQMKKEIVQLEDLLADCHDPKQQSCYKQQLSEKRIRFNLLMEKRKWQQSGAYRQYQGSIDRKLGF, via the coding sequence ATGGATTTTGGCCATATCATTGAAGAGAAAATTAAACAGTCGATCGCACGTGGGGACTTCGATCATCTTCCAGGGAAAGGGAAACCATTGTCAAAGGATGAACTTGCTCATGTTCCGGATGATATGCGAAACAGCTATCGAATCTTAAAAAATGCCAATATGCTTCCAGAAGAAATGCAGATGAAGAAAGAGATCGTTCAACTGGAGGATTTGCTCGCTGATTGCCATGATCCTAAACAACAATCTTGTTATAAGCAACAGCTTTCCGAGAAACGTATACGGTTTAATCTTTTAATGGAGAAAAGAAAGTGGCAGCAATCGGGCGCATACCGGCAATATCAGGGAAGTATTGACCGTAAGCTGGGATTTTAG
- a CDS encoding RNA polymerase sigma factor, which yields MIKKILAGNQQAARVIIERYKAHVFKVAYSVIRDREKAEDIAQETFIKMMDALPSYRGPGFKTWLSKIAFRKAIDEQRKDKRRPEDPVSLDFDRASFYDESIEQYVIAKEKQKSIRVAIEALPKNYRDVVKAYYIDEQSYQEIGKRFDLAEKTVEMKLYRARKWMKKNWREEDFT from the coding sequence TTGATTAAAAAAATATTAGCAGGAAACCAGCAAGCAGCGCGAGTCATTATTGAACGGTATAAAGCCCATGTTTTTAAAGTGGCTTATAGTGTTATCCGTGACCGTGAAAAAGCTGAAGATATTGCGCAAGAGACATTTATTAAGATGATGGATGCCCTCCCTTCCTACCGCGGACCCGGATTTAAAACATGGCTAAGTAAAATTGCTTTTAGAAAAGCAATTGATGAGCAAAGGAAGGATAAGCGAAGGCCAGAGGACCCTGTTTCACTGGACTTTGACAGGGCGTCTTTTTATGACGAAAGCATTGAGCAGTACGTAATAGCAAAAGAGAAGCAGAAGAGCATCCGGGTAGCCATCGAGGCGCTTCCTAAAAACTACCGTGATGTCGTTAAAGCCTATTACATAGATGAACAAAGTTACCAAGAGATCGGTAAACGCTTTGACTTGGCGGAGAAAACAGTGGAAATGAAGTTGTATCGAGCGCGTAAGTGGATGAAGAAAAATTGGCGGGAGGAGGATTTTACATGA
- a CDS encoding anti-sigma factor family protein, which yields MKHVAQEVLQMYLANELSDGERIEVEDHLDECEHCFHRYMTSLHLFDPDFLMSPSFTEDTMNEIRKKTPAQGKQNKTFIHYAIAAGLTIVLMGSGVFQYVFTVFDEEQFHNGPSITEKMMEGTDRWMTETERGMGNE from the coding sequence ATGAAACATGTAGCACAGGAAGTTCTTCAAATGTATCTTGCAAACGAACTTAGCGATGGCGAGCGAATCGAGGTGGAGGATCACCTGGACGAATGTGAGCATTGTTTTCATAGATATATGACAAGCCTTCACTTATTTGACCCCGACTTTTTGATGTCTCCCTCCTTTACTGAGGACACAATGAATGAGATTCGTAAAAAAACCCCTGCACAAGGGAAGCAGAATAAAACATTTATCCATTATGCGATTGCCGCAGGGTTGACGATTGTCTTGATGGGAAGCGGTGTATTTCAGTATGTTTTTACAGTGTTTGACGAAGAACAATTTCACAACGGACCATCCATTACCGAGAAAATGATGGAAGGAACGGACCGTTGGATGACAGAAACTGAAAGGGGAATGGGTAATGAATAA
- a CDS encoding diguanylate cyclase domain-containing protein — protein MLNSSQKVIQLLNVLEEQQKLTPSSRQVIEEIKSIIQNSDILQKAVPSLIVDEQGLIQEMSDAFCHFTQKSRTELIGSSLLSLLVKDKSGIVRGDFPVFKGEGTWREELCFKTSCGEERWLKTTSVAMPHFVNENVVFILGQEVTDSKLPYSFDYEQDDYTRTINALINLVFKVRYNPSLKDFFFVMFEGKLAREIELTTDYVQDKSLDELFGEKQAAFYRNQYGQAFKGKSVSYKNTYKNRIFYTTLSPVEIEGEIVEVIGSAVEITMYENAESRIRHMAYHDPLTDLPNRRKLQTDLEQYIDLSKQTEPMTIMSCDLDRFKYVNDAMGHVAGDQVIKMMTERIRSCLDDDAILYRLGGDEFVIAIRNGPGTYKTNQIGEKILEQVCRPIDLMGKKVFITMSIGVSTYPNDGGTSQELMGKADIAVHYCKMRAGTVFFFIRKE, from the coding sequence ATGCTGAATTCCAGCCAGAAGGTAATACAGCTCTTAAACGTGTTAGAAGAGCAACAAAAGTTGACACCATCCTCCCGTCAAGTTATAGAGGAGATCAAGTCCATTATTCAGAACAGCGATATTTTACAAAAAGCAGTGCCATCGCTCATAGTAGATGAGCAAGGTTTGATCCAAGAAATGAGCGATGCTTTTTGTCACTTCACACAAAAAAGCCGAACCGAATTAATAGGTTCTTCTCTACTTTCTCTACTGGTCAAGGATAAAAGTGGAATAGTAAGAGGGGACTTTCCTGTATTTAAAGGAGAAGGGACTTGGCGAGAGGAACTATGTTTTAAGACATCCTGTGGGGAAGAACGGTGGCTCAAGACGACGAGTGTAGCAATGCCCCATTTCGTTAATGAAAATGTAGTATTCATACTTGGTCAGGAAGTAACGGATTCAAAGCTGCCTTATTCATTTGATTATGAACAAGATGATTACACGAGAACGATCAACGCGTTAATTAACTTAGTGTTTAAAGTAAGGTATAATCCATCTTTAAAAGACTTCTTCTTCGTAATGTTTGAGGGTAAGCTTGCCCGTGAAATCGAGCTGACTACTGATTACGTACAAGATAAAAGTCTTGATGAGCTATTTGGTGAAAAACAAGCAGCCTTTTATCGAAATCAGTATGGTCAGGCTTTTAAAGGAAAATCTGTCTCCTATAAAAATACATACAAAAATCGAATTTTCTATACAACTTTGTCCCCAGTAGAAATTGAAGGAGAGATTGTCGAAGTTATAGGGAGTGCGGTGGAAATAACGATGTATGAAAATGCAGAATCCCGTATCCGTCATATGGCTTATCATGACCCATTAACAGATCTTCCTAACCGGCGTAAGCTTCAAACAGACCTTGAGCAATATATTGATCTGTCTAAGCAAACAGAACCGATGACGATCATGTCTTGTGACTTAGATCGGTTCAAGTATGTCAATGATGCAATGGGACATGTTGCGGGAGATCAAGTGATTAAAATGATGACCGAAAGAATTCGCTCGTGCTTAGACGATGATGCGATCTTGTATCGTCTTGGTGGAGATGAATTTGTCATAGCTATCAGAAACGGGCCAGGCACTTATAAAACAAACCAGATCGGTGAGAAGATCTTAGAACAAGTCTGCAGGCCAATTGACTTAATGGGAAAAAAAGTTTTTATAACGATGAGTATTGGTGTGTCCACATATCCAAATGATGGGGGTACATCACAGGAATTGATGGGTAAAGCTGATATTGCGGTGCATTATTGCAAAATGAGGGCAGGAACAGTATTCTTTTTTATACGAAAGGAATGA
- a CDS encoding putative bifunctional diguanylate cyclase/phosphodiesterase — protein MNRSYNQLVSLEGDLREAISKDQLSLHYQPKVDVESGYINGLEALVRWKHPAKGVISPNEFIPLAEETGLITRIDEWVLYEACRQNQEWIELGYAPERIAVNVSASEIQKDDFAYKVQRILAITGLAPEYLEIEVTENSVMQHTEDCIRTMQYLKSMGVSLAIDDFGTGYSSLSYLRQFPIHYLKIDQTFTKDVLTDPSDAEIVKAMIRLADAFKLGVVAEGVESEEVLAFLKENQCQFYQGYYFSRPLPPEEIVHLLTKQSVYKPKENPRSS, from the coding sequence ATGAACCGTTCTTACAACCAACTGGTTTCTCTTGAAGGAGACTTACGTGAGGCTATTAGTAAAGACCAACTTAGCCTGCATTATCAGCCTAAGGTAGACGTGGAGTCTGGGTATATCAACGGCCTGGAAGCACTGGTGAGGTGGAAACACCCAGCGAAGGGAGTTATTTCTCCTAATGAATTCATCCCATTAGCGGAAGAAACGGGTTTGATAACACGGATTGATGAATGGGTCCTTTACGAAGCTTGCCGACAGAATCAGGAATGGATCGAGTTAGGCTATGCACCTGAACGAATAGCAGTAAATGTATCCGCAAGTGAAATTCAAAAAGATGATTTTGCCTATAAAGTTCAGCGGATCCTTGCGATTACAGGATTAGCCCCAGAATATTTAGAGATAGAAGTGACAGAAAATAGCGTGATGCAGCACACCGAAGATTGTATACGAACGATGCAGTATTTAAAGTCAATGGGTGTGTCGCTTGCGATTGATGATTTTGGGACAGGTTATTCTTCATTAAGTTATTTAAGGCAGTTTCCTATTCACTATCTAAAAATAGATCAAACATTTACGAAAGATGTCCTTACAGATCCTAGTGATGCAGAAATTGTTAAAGCTATGATCAGGCTTGCTGATGCTTTCAAATTAGGAGTGGTAGCTGAAGGAGTGGAGAGTGAAGAAGTCCTTGCCTTTTTAAAAGAGAACCAATGCCAATTTTATCAGGGCTACTATTTTAGCCGGCCGCTTCCTCCAGAAGAAATCGTGCACCTGTTAACGAAACAATCTGTATATAAACCAAAAGAAAACCCGCGATCCAGTTAA
- a CDS encoding alanine/glycine:cation symporter family protein: MEDRGVIYNFLSWASGVVWGPVLLILLVGTGIYLTLRLGFLQFKTLPYALKLAFKPSKPQEKEKGDISHYQALTTALAATIGTGNIAGVATAVVLGGPGAVFWMWITAVFGMATKYAEAILAVKYRVTDKNGQMSGGPMYYLERGLKAKWLGVCFALFGALAAFGIGNMVQSNSVSDVMETTFNVPTWVTGIILTLFAGLVLLGGIKSIGRVTAFFVPIMAVFYIIGGLIIIFLNLEQVPQAFGTIFTDAFTASAVGGGLLGTAIRYGVARGVFSNEAGLGSAPIAAAAARTDYPGRQALVSMTQVFIDTIVVCSITGLTIVMAGQYGGGLDGADLTSASFGMFLGDIGAYVVTLGLVFFAFSTIVGWSYYGEKCFGYLTGGRGINAYKIVFVLFVLVGAIAQLDTVWLFADVANGLMAFPNLIGLLLLSGVVAAETKKFLKVAKQEKAEKKRARESA, translated from the coding sequence ATGGAAGACCGAGGAGTTATTTATAATTTTTTATCTTGGGCCAGTGGCGTTGTTTGGGGACCGGTTTTACTAATTCTTCTTGTTGGGACTGGGATTTACTTAACGTTACGCCTGGGCTTCCTGCAATTTAAAACACTTCCATACGCTTTAAAGCTTGCTTTTAAACCAAGCAAGCCTCAGGAAAAGGAAAAGGGCGATATCTCACACTACCAGGCTTTAACTACGGCGCTAGCCGCTACCATTGGGACAGGTAACATCGCTGGGGTAGCAACAGCCGTTGTTTTAGGCGGTCCTGGTGCCGTATTTTGGATGTGGATCACAGCGGTATTCGGTATGGCGACCAAGTATGCGGAAGCCATCCTTGCTGTAAAATATCGTGTAACAGATAAAAATGGTCAAATGTCCGGCGGCCCGATGTACTATCTTGAACGCGGACTAAAAGCCAAATGGCTGGGTGTTTGTTTTGCATTATTTGGTGCCCTCGCTGCCTTTGGTATAGGTAACATGGTGCAATCCAATTCGGTTTCAGATGTTATGGAAACAACTTTCAATGTCCCGACTTGGGTGACTGGAATAATCCTTACTTTATTTGCTGGGCTTGTCCTTTTAGGCGGTATTAAGAGTATCGGAAGAGTGACAGCGTTCTTCGTACCAATCATGGCTGTCTTTTATATTATTGGTGGTCTAATCATTATTTTCTTGAATCTTGAACAAGTACCGCAAGCCTTTGGAACAATTTTTACAGATGCCTTCACTGCAAGTGCAGTTGGTGGTGGGTTACTTGGGACGGCTATTCGTTATGGCGTGGCCCGTGGTGTATTCTCAAACGAAGCTGGTCTAGGTTCCGCTCCTATTGCTGCCGCTGCAGCACGGACGGATTACCCTGGACGCCAGGCACTCGTCTCTATGACACAGGTTTTCATTGATACCATTGTTGTTTGCAGTATAACTGGGTTAACGATTGTCATGGCCGGTCAATATGGCGGTGGACTAGATGGAGCCGATTTAACTTCTGCTTCCTTTGGAATGTTCCTAGGCGACATTGGTGCATACGTCGTTACTCTTGGTCTAGTCTTCTTTGCCTTCTCCACCATTGTAGGTTGGTCCTACTATGGTGAGAAATGTTTTGGATACTTAACAGGGGGACGGGGAATTAATGCTTACAAGATTGTTTTTGTTCTCTTTGTTCTCGTCGGGGCAATTGCCCAGCTCGACACTGTTTGGTTATTTGCTGACGTAGCAAACGGTTTAATGGCCTTCCCGAATTTAATTGGACTCTTACTTCTGTCCGGAGTTGTAGCTGCTGAAACGAAAAAGTTCTTAAAAGTAGCCAAACAAGAGAAAGCGGAAAAAAAGCGAGCACGTGAATCTGCATAG
- a CDS encoding low molecular weight protein-tyrosine-phosphatase gives MIHVLFVCLGNICRSPMAEAIFRDLIKEENLGNHISVDSAGIGHWHVGAAPHEGTRAILDKNRISFEGMLARQVDSSDWDRFDYIIAMDQKNMNDLQAIREKNGVTVKKFMDYALDADETDVPDPYFTGNFDQVYQLVTEGCLGLLNEIKRNHKFKEEI, from the coding sequence ATGATTCATGTATTATTTGTTTGTCTTGGCAACATTTGCCGCTCTCCTATGGCTGAAGCCATTTTTCGAGATCTTATTAAAGAAGAAAACTTAGGAAACCACATTTCAGTTGATTCCGCTGGGATTGGCCATTGGCATGTAGGGGCTGCTCCCCACGAAGGAACACGTGCAATCCTAGATAAGAACAGGATTTCATTCGAAGGTATGCTTGCTAGGCAAGTGGATTCTTCTGATTGGGATCGTTTTGATTACATTATTGCGATGGATCAAAAAAACATGAATGATTTGCAAGCAATAAGAGAGAAAAATGGTGTAACCGTTAAAAAGTTTATGGATTATGCTTTAGATGCAGATGAAACAGATGTACCCGATCCCTATTTTACAGGGAATTTCGACCAAGTTTATCAATTAGTCACCGAAGGCTGTCTAGGTCTTCTGAATGAAATTAAACGAAACCATAAATTTAAGGAGGAAATATAA
- a CDS encoding YtxH domain-containing protein, whose protein sequence is MTQHKLCKGMFIGALVGGAIMLFDKGTRRYVTSKTRRAGASCKKFAAHPSEAVHSLRMNYESLAHCITNGIDDVLMILNKAEEALHKLSDIEKDVSKQLEAVDDPKKAS, encoded by the coding sequence ATGACACAGCATAAGTTATGTAAAGGTATGTTTATAGGAGCGCTTGTAGGGGGGGCTATCATGCTTTTTGATAAAGGGACACGTCGCTATGTTACGAGTAAGACACGCAGAGCAGGTGCTTCATGCAAAAAATTTGCTGCACATCCATCTGAAGCGGTTCACTCGTTACGCATGAATTATGAATCATTAGCACACTGTATAACTAATGGTATTGACGATGTTTTAATGATTTTAAATAAAGCAGAGGAAGCTCTTCACAAGCTTAGTGACATCGAAAAAGATGTAAGTAAACAGCTTGAAGCAGTGGATGATCCTAAGAAGGCTTCCTAG
- a CDS encoding YihY/virulence factor BrkB family protein, with translation MSKVIWFGKELFTRIGEDDVPGMAAQLAYFFLLSLFPLMIFLITLLGYMKIDEQRVLDFIGTYAPPETYEMISKNVTELLNQGSGGLLSIGILGTLWAASNGVKGLMRALNRAHNVEESRSFIVGRLTAIVLTVAMVLVIAIAFLLPVLGNAIGTYVFSLLGLSDSFIALWSAFRWVISSVIFFIVLSFLYIMAPNKTLRINEIAIGAIFATVGWQLVSLLFSYYVSSLGNYSATYGSLGGVIVLMIWFFLSGLVIILGGEINAVVLKNRELNS, from the coding sequence TTGAGCAAGGTAATATGGTTTGGCAAGGAGCTGTTTACGCGGATTGGGGAAGATGATGTTCCCGGGATGGCAGCTCAACTTGCCTACTTCTTTTTACTTTCTTTGTTTCCATTGATGATTTTTCTTATTACGTTATTAGGCTATATGAAGATAGATGAACAGCGAGTGCTCGACTTCATAGGAACATATGCCCCTCCAGAAACATATGAAATGATCTCTAAAAATGTCACTGAATTGCTTAACCAAGGAAGTGGAGGTCTACTATCTATTGGGATACTTGGTACCCTTTGGGCAGCTTCAAATGGGGTTAAGGGGCTAATGCGTGCCTTGAATCGTGCACATAACGTTGAAGAAAGCCGCTCTTTCATTGTGGGCAGACTTACCGCCATCGTGCTGACAGTTGCGATGGTCTTAGTGATTGCGATTGCGTTCTTACTCCCAGTCTTAGGTAATGCCATTGGAACGTATGTTTTTTCTTTACTTGGATTATCGGATAGCTTCATTGCTTTATGGAGCGCCTTTAGATGGGTCATTTCTTCTGTGATCTTCTTTATTGTCCTTTCCTTTTTATATATAATGGCCCCAAATAAAACCCTTAGGATCAATGAAATTGCGATCGGCGCTATTTTTGCAACAGTGGGATGGCAATTGGTATCCTTACTGTTTTCTTACTATGTAAGCAGCCTAGGCAATTATTCAGCTACTTATGGCAGCTTGGGCGGTGTAATTGTTCTTATGATATGGTTTTTTCTATCAGGGTTGGTCATAATTTTGGGTGGAGAAATTAATGCTGTAGTGTTAAAAAATCGAGAATTGAATAGCTAA